Genomic DNA from Lates calcarifer isolate ASB-BC8 unplaced genomic scaffold, TLL_Latcal_v3 _unitig_3852_quiver_2791, whole genome shotgun sequence:
GCACAATGtcaaaaacagagcagataCTCCGTATGACTAAGAGGGCTAGGCTTACCTTGAAAGCAATCCTCTGACCCACCTGTGGAGGGGCAGCTAGCAGGGGCATAGAGCTGTAGTCCAGTTTGGGGGCACTTTCTGCTCCATTCTGCATTCAGACACATGCAGGAGGCCAAGAGATTGTTAATCCTGATCCCCTTTCATACACAGTATTTCATAATGGACATGTAATACAATGACCATGTTTACACACAACTTATGTAACTATACTgccaataaaataataatgtcacAGAGGCAAGACTTAAAACCATTCTAAAATGTCATTATCATAACTGACTGTTCACTAAAGCCCTCCCACAAATACACAGGTGCAGCAGTAAACCTGAGGCTGTAGCAAGAGGTGGTGGTGGCCTTGTTCACAGCTAGCTCATGAACTGTATGATCATCACTGTGTGAAAGCTGGTCCTTGAAGCTAAGGAGGAAGGTAAGGGTGTGGTAACCTTTGCAGCTTTATCCTTATCTTCATTGAATTTGGGGAAGTTCACACTACAGCCACCCCAGTCAACGTTAACTGAGACAGcaatacattttccaaacacatcAGCCAGGCCTTTTCTCTTGTGatctcaaaaatgaaaacatactaTGTGAAAAGCAAGCATGTAACCTACACAGGCACttatgtcactgtttttttcatatGTATAAATGCTAGTACTAATTACTCTACAAATACATTAACAATGCTGTTTTAGTATTTCCACATTTCCACTGTACAAACCACAAACTGCTTAGGATGCGGAAACATTACATGGTACATCTAGCTTTAACCTATTTTAGCATATTTAAGACCACATTTACAAAGCTCTTTTAAAAGTAGTCAacttgaaacattaaaaagtacACCTGTATAAATGGTAAGTCATTACAAAACTACATATTTGTCATGTGAGCACAGAAAGCTTGACAGGTGTAGTAACTAAACCTTCCTCAAGCTTAGCATTAGTTTCTCTTATAATACAGTTAGGGCAGTTAAATCCTGAACTAATTTGAAGCATTAAGTCAAACTCATAGTGTCCTACAGTAACTACACTACTTTCCAGTCATGAAAACAGACATGTATAAGTAGGTgcagacacatgcagacagacctGGAAGACTACTGATTTATTGGCCAGTGAATCAGTCTGGTAGGACGGCTCCTTATGGCTGAACTCAAAGCTGCCAGCGTGCCCTCTACCATCGCCCCTGCCCCTAGCTCCAGGACCACCACGTCTGGTTCTCCCTCGGCTACTGCCTCTCCAAGATGCCTGACTGCCCACACCATGTCCTGGCTGCAGCACTGGTTTTCGAATAACCAGCTCAATCTCCTCTTCGCTGTCTGTGTTACAAGGCTCCACAACTTTGTCATCAGGGGGGGATACTTTTACTGCTACCCTGTTTCTGTGCACAGTTTGTGGACTGCAGAACAGAGGAAGCCTGCTGAGATTTTGAGTTCTCAGCTATTCTCTTTTTTGGTGATGTAGAggttaaagatttgttttttggtgGGATTTTTTCGCTGGGCGCCTCATCAGTGGAGCAGTCCGTTTCTGAAGAGGATGATGAGGTAGGGTGTTTTGTCTGGATAGGTTTGGTGTTTTGAGGTGCCTTGGAAGCAGCGGAGGTGGACAAGGGTGTTTTGGGTGCTGGTTTTGGGGCAGGTAGCTTCTTGGGAGCTTCATCGTCCtcactactgctgctactggaATCTGAAGAGGAGACactatgtgtttttgtttgtgctgctgggGGTTTCTTGCTGCCTTTAGCTGGCTGGTTGATACTAGCTGGGGTCTTTTTAGTAGACGCAGGTTTAGGGGTAACAGCAGGACTATTTTTCTCtgccttcttcctcttcttctctgtgcaCTTTTCTTTTGACTTCTTCATCTCATCATCCGAAGTCTGCTTGGCTTCCCACTCcttgttcctttttttcctctttttttccttccattcCATGCTCACTCTATCTCCTCCTGGCCCATCCTCCTCTGTgggtctctgtctctttctgcagtttTTACTTGATGTATCTGGACAGCTGCTGTGCCCATTGCCTGGAGCCAGAAAGTCCACCTTCACCCTAGAAAACAGGAACACATCTTTTAAACAATCTACCTTTTTTACGTCATCTTGCTCAGAGGCAGATGCCAATATCAGTGTTGACTGACCTTGGAAATAGTATCTGATTAAAGAAACTCTTGCGTGAGGTTGACTTACTAGCTTTCTCTGTAGCTTTCTGAGCTTTAAGTAAGTTATCAAATTAAGCTCAGCTCAATGTAAACATATctcaattttttaaatatatagtCTGTAAATGTATTATCTAAATCATCCTGGGCCCAAGAGGAAATCCATCTTTAGCTTTCAGCAACACCTTTATGTTATGAACTATCCTCAGGTTACAGGACTGAGATTCATCAGGCTTAGCCTGGGGACCAAGCCATCTCCAACACACTTATCACAGTGTAGCCTAGAAAAGGTCGCAGGATATGACTGTCAATACAACAAGCAGTCAAAGCACGCGCACCTGACACTGTCGTTGTCCCGCACCACAAATATGTGCTCTGTGTGCGGCAAGTAGCAGTCCTCAATGAAGAGGTTTAGGATGCTTCTTGGGCTGAACTCAAACTTCTCTCTGATGATACTTTCCAGATCCGCCACCACGCGACATGTATTCAAGTCCAGGAGCAGCCAGCACATCCGGCAATCAACAACAGCGGGCGGCGGGTAATCAAAGTGTAAGCGCACGCGAATGAAGCTGTTACTGTTGGCAGCCATGACACCGAGAAAACTAAACCTAACGCCAAATCAATTACGCCAAACCGTACATCCATGCGCCAAACGCATCCCTGCTGTTCCGCCAGAAAAAGCGGGGACGATACTTCCGGTCGGttgtttcaaaataagagtgTTAAGAGTAATAGTGTTCCTCTTTGAGTCGTGCTCTTTAACCTTCAACACACACTTCAAGGCTTGTAACACCACactaaggatttttttttcaaacaggcAAGCAGGTCTTCAAACTGAGAAGCAGATACATTCATGAAGAGTCTGTCAGTGCTTAAATTTACGTTAAAACCAAAACGTTGGCCCTTTggccttttattttgaaagacaaGTGCTTTACTGAAAGTCAATTTTACCTTGACTGTTGTTCTCTTTAACGCCAACTCATTCACAACACTGCCCTCTGTTGGGGTGGAGGCAGGACAtacatttatgtatgtatgtacagtataatatgtactgtactgtgttgtCAGTCAAACGTTTACTGTACTTAACTGTAGTTATCACTGTATATATCACATTagtaatttatttgtttctttatttttttgcttcatttttaaacaaaattcTCAATACTTAATAGATATTTTTCCTTGttatttcttccttttattAAGCTAGTGGTAACCTGTAACCTAACTGTATGTGTATGGTGGTGACTGACGTGCACAATAAGACAAagcaaagttaaataaaattatagAGAAATTGGGGGGCGGGTTGATGTCGGTCAGCTGACTCCGGGTGCGGTCATGTGATTACTCGTAACAGTAAAACTGTACAGAACAGAGCCACTCGTACACTGAGGCACCAACAATGGGACTGGTAGAAGCATCAtcaagtttgttgtttttattcgCCATTGTCGTCAATAAAGGTATGAGTTATGGCTTCTATGTAGTGTTTAAATGCGCTCTAGTCAGCCAAAGTGACACATAAATCAAATATTAGATTCGTATTACTTTATGTGTGCCTTGATTTATCAGACTCAAAAACGGAAGTAACAATTATGCTGTTCATTTACAATAGCTATTTATAATTGGTGTGTATTCCAGAAAGTGTTAACCCTGAGTTCTTGAGTTTTTCAGTTACAGCTAcacaaataatgaaactgtgaaCTTACTGAACCTAACCTGTTCGTTACGGGGTTTTCCATCAAagcctctctctttcactcctcttctcctgccAGACGCAACgttccatttcctctctcatacAGTCCATATTAGCACAGATCGGAGCGCATTAAGTGAAAATCCCGGTTGAATGTTAGTTTGTTACTCAAGCCATATTTTTGTTAGCGTCAGCGCCTTCATTGATCATAACATGATATGTGATATGTAAAATATGCTACAAACAGTGTTTCTTTCAGGTAAAACAGACATCCAAAATATACACTCAGTTTTAGCTGAGATGCTTTTTCAACTGCAAATCACAAAAATGAGTAGGCTGTTACTGGTTTGCACTGTAGGTTACAATCATACCTGTGTCATCTTCTGCTGCCACCAGCACTGTCCCCATCAAGGTTTTTGTGAATTTAGTAAGAATCAATGACTAAAATCTCtcatttagaaaaatattttgatcCTTAATTCAGTAGCTCCGGGTGAACTGGATTAAAATGGCAAATATGCTCTTTGTTTGCCCCTTCACTCAGAGTGAACATATTCAGAGTTGATTCAACTAACTGTctttagctgaaaaatcagaGTTTCCAATCTCAGGGTTAGTTAGCACTGTTAGCACTTCGCCCTGGTcatttctgtgtggagtttgcatgttctccctgttagGCTCAGAGTTTGTTAaacctgtgtttttatataGGTCCCTATACTGGTTATACTTTAGTAGAATTGTTAAGTAACACTGTAACTGAATACCAGgtcaaaaaaacacatttaattgaaTCCTATGCAGGGCTCCCCAGTCCTTTGGCTGGCAAAGAAGCCTGGAATTATGTGGAAGTGAGAGACGGGGCCCACATGTTCTGGTGGCTTTATTATGCTGACAACCCGTCTGCCTCAGACCTGCCTCTGGTCATGTGGCTGCAGGTAGGAAATCTTCTTCAAGGACCACACCACCACTCTCTCACAACAAATCACAAAATCTTGGGATAATTTTCCAATAATTTTGGAGATTACAAATTTATAATGAAGCCAACTTTATACATTTTGAGTGTGGAGTTTGTTGTATTATTGGAaatgttggttttctttttaatgcCCAGTAAAGGGTCTGTCATATCTTTGGTTCTGCTGCCTCAGTTTTGACCATTCTTCATGGTCATCTGTTTGTCACAAGCTCAACTTTATAGAAATGCAATACCAAAATTCCATTCACCATTCCTGCAGCAAAACAGGGATTAAAATGAGCCTTTCTCGTCAACTCACTGTTGCTTTTTATCTCATGAAGTAAAGaaatagaggaaaaaatgaaacgGTAATCGTGACGTGTAAAAGTTGGACACCCTTGTAAAACACTCAGAACTTCATTAACTCGTTAGGCCTTAATTGATTTATCAGGACTTGTAAGGCAGGTACAGAATTAGCATTAGGAACCTCTAAGGCCTGGGGATCTGAAAATGAAGCTAGTTGTTGCCTACAAAGCAGAGCGACTATAAAAAGTTATTAGATTGCTTCCAGCCTGAAAATTCCATGTCATTAAGAAATGGCAGTTAAGGGGAACTGTGGAAGTCGAGATCTGGAAGTTTAATAATAAAACTGCACCTGTGCTGGTTAGGAATGCAAAGTAAAATCCCCATATGACTGCAAAGAATCTTTAGGAAGGTTTAGCTAATGTAGGAGTGATGGAACAGCTTTGATGCATCAACAGGATCTATATGGAAGAGCACCctcagtcagtgtgcagtgtgtagTGTAAGTGCTGCAGACAGATAAAGTTAGAAGGGAGCtgtttgacagacagacaaaaagcatTTGTTAAAAAGAACACCTGAAATAAAGAGTAAACGTTAAGGTTCTTTTTTTACTGACTGTTTGCTGCAGAGGTTGTATTTACTTCTtgttaaatgtgtaatttgcCCAGGGGTGGCCAAACGTCTGCATACAGCTGCTCTGTTAAATAGCACCTCTGGTCTTAATGTTTGAACATGATGAGgatatgtgtctgtgtctctttagGGCGGACCAGGAGGATCAGGAAGTGGATTTGGGAACTTTGAGGAGATTGGACCTTTGAATAGGAACTTAGAGCCCAGAAAGACAAGTTGGGTAAGATGGTTGCATTAACGTTTTAAAGTAATTGTCCTTTTGTTCAACCAGCTGTTTAGTGATCAGCAATTCCCTGCATTGTGTTATATTAATGTTACAAGTAATGTCTGTTATAATGAGAAATACAGGTCAACATGCTGATgtattttgtggtttggttCTTTCAGGTACAGGCAGCCAGTGTGTTATTTGTAGACAACCCTGTGGGGACTGGCTTCAGCTACACCAGAGAGGCCTGATGGCTATGCTACCAATGTGGCCATGGTGGCTTCAGACATGCTGGTGCTGCTCAGACACTTCTTCACAGAGAAGGATGAGTTCCAGGTATGCTGGCTGGAAGCTTACGACAGTCCAGTTTGTTTCACATATAGCATGATGTTATAGTATTCCGCAGGAGTCCCATTAAGCATGTTAGCTCTGGCGACTTAAAGAAGATCCACAGGCATCTTAATGGTGCAACCCACGTTTCAGTACCATTATCTCATTTAacaaatgtcttgagcttgtgcATAAAACACTAAACAGTTTGAATGCTCGACATGCTGAATGAATTGTTCTTTCTACAGGAATAGCTTGAACAGTGTACAGTGGCTACATAGCTTGAACAGTGTACAGTGGCTACAATGTATCAGGTGACAGCTTGAAACAGTCTGACAATGTGAAATGAGTGGCTCGTAGTGaagaacccacagagaattatcagctgGCTTTAGTATATTTCTAGATTTTGGTATTTTGGTTTACTCTACACCAATATCATAGCACTGTTTTTGGCCACAGAAGGCAGCTGCTCTTAGAGGAAAAGATCGAAAAACTGGCTTTACACTACCTGCTCACTACCAAGCCATAGACAGCCACAGTAAgaggtgaacatagtggagcatttagcagctgatgagccacatatttctctcaggagttgatggagacaaagacagagccTCCCAGCTGTATGCAtctgccaaccagtccagtcattagcatgtgaattcttgaattatGGCCtaaattgtgttttgtgtggtcacagtgactttgacctttgaccaccaaaatctaactAGTTTATCCTTGAGACCAAGTGAACttctacatatatatacacacacaccatatagTACTGAGGATGCAACTGATAAATATGAACTATAATTTTATTCTCTGCAGAGCGTCCCTTCTACATCTTCTCTGAGTCATATGGAGGGAAGATGGCAGCTGCTATCTCCTCAGAACTCATCAAGGTGAGTTCACTGTTTTTGCTGGTTTAACCTGTTGAACCTAAGTTGTTGAACTAATAAAACAGAGCAATCTCAACTTAAA
This window encodes:
- the LOC108894785 gene encoding LOW QUALITY PROTEIN: coilin-like (The sequence of the model RefSeq protein was modified relative to this genomic sequence to represent the inferred CDS: inserted 2 bases in 1 codon) is translated as MAANSNSFIRVRLHFDYPPPAVVDCRMCWLLLDLNTCRVVADLESIIREKFEFSPRSILNLFIEDCYLPHTEHIFVVRDNDSVRVKVDFLAPGNGHSSCPDTSSKNCRKRQRPTEEDGPGGDRVSMEWKEKKRKKRNKEWEAKQTSDDEMKKSKEKCTEKKRKKAEKNSPAVTPKPASTKKTPASINQPAKGSKKPPAAQTKTHSVSSSDSSSSSSEDDEAPKKLPAPKPAPKTPLSTSAASKAPQNTKPIQTKHPTSSSSSETDCSTDEAPSEKIPPKNKSLTSTSPKKRIAENSKSQQASSVLQSTNCAQKQGSSKSIPPXDDKVVEPCNTDSEEEIELVIRKPVLQPGHGVGSQASWRGSSRGRTRRGGPGARGRGDGRGHAGSFEFSHKEPSYQTDSLANKSVVFQNGAESAPKLDYSSMPLLAAPPQVGQRIAFKLLELAENYTPEISEYKEGKIVSFDPVTKQMELELLHASQAPVEPGKFDLVYQNPDGSERIEYAVCRGAWVTERWDSLLEPRLVI
- the LOC108894786 gene encoding retinoid-inducible serine carboxypeptidase-like, translating into MGLVEASSSLLFLFAIVVNKGLPSPLAGKEAWNYVEVRDGAHMFWWLYYADNPSASDLPLVMWLQGGPGGSGSGFGNFEEIGPLNRNLEPRKTSWVQAASVLFVDNPVGTGFSYTREA